The Zymobacter palmae DNA window TACGCACCCCATCGCTGTGCAGCGGGCGCAAGATCCTCGTTATAGAGACGGTCGCTGTGCCGCAGGCTCTGCGGTCGTTCATCGACAGTACGGCTTCGAGCAGAAGCGGCTATCGACACGGTGTTGGGAGAAGACATGGGAAGCACCTTCGACGAAATGGCATTGTTGTTGGTCTGCGTCGTGGCGGACATCATCTATCGCCTGGCCGATGCCCGCGGTTCTCCCTTCAATAACCGTGCCAACTTTCTCCCACCGCACCATTCTGTACAGCCAGCGCACCGTCATGGCCTGAAACTTGCTTGTATCGCCTGACCCATTTCCTTGCAGATGCACTTTTTCATTCAGGCCTCATTTCATGAAACTGCACATCATCAATCCCAACACCAGCCAAGCAATGAGTGACAAGATTCTTCAGGTCGCTCAGCAGGCACGGCGTACGGCCGACGTTGAGGTACTGACGTCGACGCAGGGCCCGGCATCGCTGGAAAGCCATGTCGACGACGCATTGGCCATTCCCGGCCTACTGCTGCACGCGCAGGCGCTCGAAGCGCACCAGGCGACAGACGGCATTCTGATTGCCTGCTTCGGTGACCCTGGCATCGACGCCGTGCGCGAGCTGAGTAGCGTACCGGTGCTGGGCATCGCCGAATCAGCCATGCGCACGGCGGCCATGCTGGGTGAGCGCTTTTCCGTCGTCACCACGCTGGCACGTACCCTTCCTACCGCTCAACGTATCGTTCAGCGGATTGGCCTGACCCAGCAGTGCGCTCGTCTGCGTGCCTGCAACGTACCCGTGCAGTCTCTGGAGCATGCCGACACAGAATGCCGTGCACTGCTTCTGCAGGAATGCCAGCGCGCCGCTAAGGAAGATGACATTGATGCCATCGTGCTGGGCTGTGCGGGCATGGCCGATCTGGCCGCCGAGCTGAGCGATGCCGTCGGCCTGCCCGTAGTCGACGGGGTCAGCGCGGGCATTCAGCTGCTTGAAGGGCTGGTGCATCAAGGGCTACGCCCTGTCAAACATCGCGATCATGCCTACCCGGCCGCCAAGGCGGCTCTGGGCCCATATGCATCACTGCTTTCTACCTCCCCCTCGACAGGAGCCGCTGTCCATGACACCTACTAACGCTTCCCGCGATCTGCGCGGCTACGCGGGACATACCCCTGATCCCCGCTGGCCCGGCAAAGCCCGTATTGCGGTGCAATTCGTCCTCAATGTCGAAGAAGGCAGCGAGCACTGTGTGCTAAACGGCGACACGCACAGCGAAACCTTTCTATCAGAGATCATCGGCGCTCAGGCCTACCCCGGCCGCCACATGAGCATGGAATCCATGTATGAATACGGCTCGCGTGCTGGGGTATGGCGCATCCTGCGTGAATTCGAGCGTCGTCAGTTGCCGCTGACGGCCTTCGGTGTGGCCATGGCGCTGGAGCGTTGCCCCGAAATTGCGCACGCGTTGATCGAACAAGGGCACGAAATCGCCAGTCACGGCTGGCGCTGGCTGCACTATCAGGAACGCAGCATCGAAGAAGAGCGTGTACACATGGCGCGCGCCGTTGAAGCACTGACGCGACTGGTCGGGCACCCGCCACTGGGCTGGTACACCGGGCGCGATTCACCCCATACGCGCCAGTTAGTCGTCGAACACGGCGGTTTTCTTTACGACAGTGATTACTACGGCGATGACCTACCTCTGTGGATGGACATCACCACCGCGGATGGCACCGTTCATCCTCATTTAGTTGTGCCATATACGCTAAACGTTAACGACATGCGCTTTGCTACTCCGGGTGGCTTCAATTGCGGCGATCAGTTCTTCGCCTTCCTGCGCGACACCTTCGATGTGTTATATGCCGAAGGAGAAGAAGCACCGAAAATGATGTCGATCGGACTGCATGCACGCCTGGTCGGCCACCCAGGGCGTTTCCGTGCTCTGCAGCGCTTCCTTGATCATATCGAAGCCCATGACCGTGTCTGGGTCACGCGCCGGGCGGATATCGCACGCCACTGGATGACTCACCATCCCTATGGCGCAGCCTAACCACACGGCATCCTCTATGAGTACATGCCTCCCCACAGCCCCTTCACCAGCAAGGGGCTTTGGCCATGATAGGGTCAGGTCAACTGACAGGCGGCATTCAACAGGCAGCGGTCATTACCGGGGGCCGCCAGCAGCGACACCCCCCAAGGAGCCTGCTGATCCGTCAGCCATGGAGCGGCCAGTACGGGCGCGCCCCAGAGCCCACCCAACGCGGTCATCCCCATCAGCGCTTCACGATAGTGCGCCAGAGCGTCGCCCTGTAGCGTTAGCAACGGCGCGGCCCCCGGCGTACTGGGCAAGGCCAGCATATAGCGACCGCGGCCACTCCACTGCCACAGTTGGGCGATCACGCTGTCGGCCTGCCGCTGCGCCTGTACGCCATCCGCCTCGCTTAGGCTAGCCGCCCACTGGAAGCGAGCCGCAACATCGGGAGCGAAGCGTGGACGGGTAGATGTGATCCAGTCACCGTGCGTGCGCCATATATCACGTCCCTGTAGAACCCGAAAGGCCTGGCTAGCCCGCGCCATAAACGCCGTGGTCAATGCATGCTGCCCCAGCAATGGCACGTGCATCTGCGCACAACGCACGCCGATCACATTCAAATCGACCGAAAGACCTTCCGCGGCCAACCAATAGACCCCTTCTGCTGCCGCGGTCGTTTCGCTACGCGGCAGTAGCACGTCACCAACTTGCGCCAACACGCTCGGTGAGCGACACATAAACCCCACCGTATCGAAGCGAGGCGCCAGCGGCACCGTACCGCTGATGTCGATTGCTCCCCAACTGGGGCGTAGACCGTATAGGCCACAGTAGCTGGACGGCACGCGAATCGAACCGCCCGTATCCGTCCCCAACCCAATGTCAGCATCACCGCTGGCCACGGCAACGGCTGACCCCGACGATGAACCACCGGGCAGTCGGTCGGGCGCTGCAGGATTCAAGGGGGTACCGTAGTGCATATTGGCACCGTTTAGGCTATAGGCCAGCTCATCGGTCTGGGTCTTGCCCACCTGCAGCGCCCCCGCTTGACACAGCCGCTCTACACAGGGGGCCGTCCGCGTCGGTATAGCATGGGTAGCGGCCCAGTCAGGGTTACCCGCGCCGGTCACATGTCCAGCGATATCGAACATATCCTTGACGGCCAAACGCAGCCCGGCCAAGGGTCCGTCTCCACGCGCTGTCGATACGATTCGCTCAGCCCATACCCGCTTA harbors:
- a CDS encoding aspartate/glutamate racemase family protein, which produces MKLHIINPNTSQAMSDKILQVAQQARRTADVEVLTSTQGPASLESHVDDALAIPGLLLHAQALEAHQATDGILIACFGDPGIDAVRELSSVPVLGIAESAMRTAAMLGERFSVVTTLARTLPTAQRIVQRIGLTQQCARLRACNVPVQSLEHADTECRALLLQECQRAAKEDDIDAIVLGCAGMADLAAELSDAVGLPVVDGVSAGIQLLEGLVHQGLRPVKHRDHAYPAAKAALGPYASLLSTSPSTGAAVHDTY
- the puuE gene encoding allantoinase PuuE, whose product is MTPTNASRDLRGYAGHTPDPRWPGKARIAVQFVLNVEEGSEHCVLNGDTHSETFLSEIIGAQAYPGRHMSMESMYEYGSRAGVWRILREFERRQLPLTAFGVAMALERCPEIAHALIEQGHEIASHGWRWLHYQERSIEEERVHMARAVEALTRLVGHPPLGWYTGRDSPHTRQLVVEHGGFLYDSDYYGDDLPLWMDITTADGTVHPHLVVPYTLNVNDMRFATPGGFNCGDQFFAFLRDTFDVLYAEGEEAPKMMSIGLHARLVGHPGRFRALQRFLDHIEAHDRVWVTRRADIARHWMTHHPYGAA
- a CDS encoding amidase — its product is MDKRVWAERIVSTARGDGPLAGLRLAVKDMFDIAGHVTGAGNPDWAATHAIPTRTAPCVERLCQAGALQVGKTQTDELAYSLNGANMHYGTPLNPAAPDRLPGGSSSGSAVAVASGDADIGLGTDTGGSIRVPSSYCGLYGLRPSWGAIDISGTVPLAPRFDTVGFMCRSPSVLAQVGDVLLPRSETTAAAEGVYWLAAEGLSVDLNVIGVRCAQMHVPLLGQHALTTAFMARASQAFRVLQGRDIWRTHGDWITSTRPRFAPDVAARFQWAASLSEADGVQAQRQADSVIAQLWQWSGRGRYMLALPSTPGAAPLLTLQGDALAHYREALMGMTALGGLWGAPVLAAPWLTDQQAPWGVSLLAAPGNDRCLLNAACQLT